The Pedobacter roseus genome contains a region encoding:
- a CDS encoding nuclear transport factor 2 family protein produces MIRKLLIFSCLLISTHFCFAQKAEVENAVTQLTKLMVTPDSAALDKIVLNNLSYGHSSGKIQTKQEFLHSLLSGESDFVDINLTDQSVIIQNKTALVRHTLNAKTNDKNVPGNVKLYILLIWSKEKSGWKLLGRQAVKVP; encoded by the coding sequence ATGATCAGGAAACTCTTAATTTTTTCGTGTTTATTAATTTCTACACATTTTTGTTTTGCGCAGAAAGCCGAAGTAGAAAATGCAGTTACCCAATTAACCAAACTGATGGTTACACCTGATAGCGCCGCTTTGGATAAAATTGTGCTGAATAATTTAAGCTATGGTCACTCTAGCGGGAAAATTCAAACCAAACAGGAGTTTTTACATTCTTTACTTTCCGGCGAATCTGATTTTGTAGATATCAATTTAACAGATCAATCGGTTATTATTCAGAATAAAACGGCCTTGGTTAGACATACTCTGAATGCTAAAACGAATGATAAAAATGTTCCAGGAAATGTAAAACTGTATATTCTTTTAATCTGGAGTAAAGAAAAATCAGGCTGGAAATTGCTTGGCAGACAAGCGGTTAAAGTGCCTTAG
- a CDS encoding alpha-2-macroglobulin family protein, which yields MEQPSTYQSSSKKKFIFIGLLAISIAAIVFIYFNRKKKNHEENQAYAKYIEAYTSGTISKKSFIRVHLANAATGMQDLGKADSRELFDFSPSISGKTYWIDPQTVEFRPDENLKPGKNYEATFKLSEVSATEKGLEDFDFEFKVITPGIMLSQNGLVSQNNTSLDYMKLTGEVATADVEETSKIEKTLSLDFDQKLKIKWQHDPAKNTSKFTIDSIKKTGNDQNLKLEWDGDAIDADQKGEVEVRVPSINKFEILDMKAIQGEEDYALVQFSEPIGVGQDLTGMITLGNLSDVRYTIDASQVKVYAPEELKGNYALSVNAGVENINAKKLTTGKVANLVFEDKLPSVTIAGAGTILPNSGKLVLPFEAINLKAVDVTVIKIYENNIPQFFQTNSYKDGNELRRVAKPILQKTVRLDEDKALNLHKKNRFTLDLDKMIRTEPGAMYRVTIAFRQEYNAYNCKAGVEKGDSNDEESEYGDDEGYGEKIDEDDDFWQRYNNYYPSNYRWNDKDNPCTPSFYTNQRWASRNLIASNIGLVAKRGNDNSMLIIATDLLTAKPLSGVNLELMDYQKQIIFTTKTDGDGFAKFDLKRQPFLLIAKNGSERGYLKLDDGSSLPLSRFDVGGDVVQSGLKGFIYGERGVWRPGDSLFVSFVLEDKLKKLPANYPVTMEFYNPKGQLYKRLINGKPTNGFYTFKTATESTAPTGNWMAKVKAGGATFTKTLKIETVMPNRLKIDFNIGNRAYLSSGTSAATLSAKWLFGAVAQNLKAKVDVNLNTTETKFKGFEGFSFDNPTVNFESQLKTIFEGTLNQNGTAQINTNLNENNTAPGVLRANFTTKVFEPGGNFSIDNFSIPYHVYNSYLGIRAEKGDRLSGMLVTGKEHKIEIVNVNTDGKLLSGTKTVTVELYKTQWRWWWEQDNQDTYANFTQNQFNKLVESHQVNLFNGKGSWNLRVDEPEWGRYLILVRDVNGGHVTGKSVYVDWPGWAQREQGSNPTEASMLSFTANKEKFTVGEDITLTIPTGKNGRALISIENGSRVLKTFWVDTKAGQTQFKFKAEKEMAPNVFANITLLQPHAQTVNDLPIRMYGAIPLSVEDPQTILKPTIKMLDKIKPETENTITVGEQNGKAMTYTIALVDEGLLDLTRYKTPDPHGAFYAREGLGVKTWDLFDYVLGAWGGNLERILSIGGDGSINKNLNPAKANRFQAVVKFMGPFTIGKGESKTHKFKLPQYIGAVRAMVVAGQDAAYGFAEKSVQVKKPLMVLATLPRVIGPGESFTLPVTVFATENNLKNVSVQLQASNLIVQGTNKQQLYYKQTGEQMTSFEVKAPNNVGIAKVKVIAQSGAEKTVYDVEMDIRNPNPYVTNVVSATVQPHTKWAVNYLPIGMTGTNSGSLEVSSIPAINLGKRLGYLIQYPHGCIEQTTSGIFPQLFLDRLSPLNEQQKATTEKNIKAGINRIKGFQTTEGGLSYWPGEGTADEWGSNYAGHFLVEAQNAGYTLPVGLLDDLLRYQKSKAANWAPNSNNFYGGDLSQAYRLYMLALAKKPEMAAMNRLKAFEYLSVAAKWRLAAAYKLAGQNDVAQNMIRGLDTSIQAYKQLGGTYGSDVRDQAMILETLTLLGQKAKAASLLQPLAAKLGENTWYSTQTTAYSLLAIAKFCGSNQSANKLQYQYVLDGKTAPVNSNQYINSTPVTFKGNTASVTNNGNNVLFVRLVLEGQPVAGQNNFLPNRPEVLDMNVIYKRLNGKVLDPSILKQGTDFYAEVTVKNPGRMGYYEQMALTQIFPSGWEIINTRVNDNQSILASSPFTYQDIRDDRVFTYFNVREGESLVYKVLLNASYLGKFYLSAVQCEAMYNNDISATEAGKWVQVVK from the coding sequence ATGGAACAACCATCTACCTATCAATCGTCCTCAAAAAAGAAATTTATTTTTATCGGTTTGCTCGCTATTTCAATAGCTGCAATCGTGTTTATTTATTTTAACAGGAAGAAGAAAAACCACGAAGAAAACCAGGCTTACGCAAAGTATATCGAAGCCTATACTTCCGGAACCATTTCGAAAAAGAGTTTTATCCGCGTCCACCTGGCCAATGCTGCTACGGGCATGCAGGATTTAGGCAAAGCCGACTCACGCGAACTTTTCGACTTCTCCCCTTCCATTTCAGGAAAAACCTATTGGATCGATCCGCAAACGGTAGAGTTCAGGCCTGATGAAAACCTTAAACCTGGCAAAAATTACGAAGCGACTTTCAAATTATCAGAAGTTTCTGCTACCGAAAAAGGACTCGAAGATTTCGACTTTGAGTTTAAAGTGATTACCCCGGGCATCATGCTTTCTCAAAACGGATTGGTATCGCAAAACAATACTTCCCTTGACTATATGAAACTTACAGGTGAAGTAGCTACAGCAGATGTTGAAGAAACGAGTAAAATTGAAAAAACACTTTCATTGGATTTTGATCAGAAATTAAAAATCAAATGGCAGCATGATCCGGCTAAAAATACTTCAAAATTTACCATCGATAGCATAAAAAAAACAGGTAACGACCAAAATCTAAAATTAGAATGGGATGGTGATGCCATTGATGCCGATCAAAAAGGAGAAGTGGAGGTACGCGTTCCGTCGATAAATAAATTCGAGATACTGGACATGAAAGCCATCCAGGGAGAAGAAGATTATGCCCTGGTACAATTTTCGGAACCGATTGGTGTAGGGCAGGATTTAACCGGTATGATTACGCTGGGCAACCTAAGCGATGTGAGATATACCATTGATGCCAGTCAGGTTAAAGTGTACGCTCCTGAAGAATTAAAAGGCAATTATGCATTAAGTGTAAATGCAGGGGTCGAAAATATAAATGCTAAAAAGCTAACCACCGGTAAAGTAGCCAATCTTGTTTTTGAAGATAAATTGCCATCAGTTACCATCGCGGGTGCCGGTACCATTTTACCTAATTCAGGCAAACTGGTTTTACCTTTCGAAGCGATTAATTTAAAAGCGGTTGATGTAACGGTAATTAAAATTTACGAAAATAATATCCCGCAGTTTTTCCAAACCAATAGTTACAAAGATGGTAACGAGCTGCGCAGGGTGGCGAAACCTATTTTACAGAAAACTGTACGTTTAGATGAGGATAAAGCACTAAACCTGCACAAAAAGAACCGATTTACACTCGATCTGGATAAAATGATCCGGACTGAACCTGGAGCCATGTACCGTGTTACCATTGCTTTCAGACAGGAATATAACGCTTACAATTGCAAAGCCGGAGTAGAAAAAGGCGATAGTAACGATGAAGAAAGCGAATATGGTGATGATGAAGGCTATGGTGAAAAGATTGATGAGGATGACGATTTCTGGCAGCGTTACAACAATTATTATCCATCAAATTACAGGTGGAATGATAAGGACAATCCTTGTACCCCTTCGTTCTATACCAACCAACGTTGGGCCAGCCGAAACTTAATTGCTTCAAATATTGGTTTGGTGGCCAAAAGAGGAAATGATAATTCAATGCTGATTATCGCAACAGATTTATTGACTGCTAAACCATTGAGCGGGGTTAACCTGGAACTAATGGATTACCAGAAACAGATTATATTTACCACTAAAACCGATGGTGATGGTTTTGCAAAATTTGATTTAAAACGTCAGCCTTTCTTATTAATTGCCAAGAATGGCTCTGAAAGAGGATACCTCAAACTGGATGATGGAAGTTCACTTCCGTTAAGTCGTTTCGATGTAGGTGGTGATGTGGTTCAAAGTGGCCTGAAAGGTTTTATTTATGGCGAACGCGGTGTTTGGCGCCCTGGCGATAGTTTGTTTGTTTCCTTCGTTCTGGAAGATAAACTTAAAAAGCTGCCAGCCAATTACCCGGTAACCATGGAGTTTTACAATCCAAAAGGACAATTGTATAAACGCCTCATCAATGGTAAACCCACAAATGGATTTTACACTTTCAAAACTGCTACCGAAAGTACAGCGCCTACTGGTAACTGGATGGCAAAAGTTAAAGCAGGTGGTGCTACTTTTACCAAAACTTTAAAAATTGAAACGGTAATGCCAAACCGTTTAAAAATTGATTTCAACATTGGTAACAGGGCATATTTAAGCTCAGGTACTTCTGCCGCTACCCTATCGGCCAAATGGTTGTTTGGTGCAGTAGCTCAAAATTTAAAGGCAAAGGTTGATGTGAATTTAAACACTACCGAAACCAAGTTTAAGGGTTTTGAAGGTTTCAGTTTCGATAATCCGACGGTTAACTTCGAATCGCAGTTAAAAACCATTTTTGAAGGTACTTTAAACCAGAATGGTACCGCGCAGATTAATACCAATTTAAATGAGAATAATACTGCTCCAGGTGTATTAAGGGCAAATTTCACCACAAAAGTTTTCGAACCGGGCGGTAATTTCAGTATAGATAATTTCAGTATTCCTTACCACGTGTACAATAGCTATTTAGGCATCCGTGCTGAAAAGGGCGATCGTTTAAGTGGTATGTTGGTTACCGGAAAAGAACATAAAATTGAAATCGTTAATGTAAATACCGATGGAAAATTATTGAGTGGCACCAAAACCGTTACGGTGGAATTATATAAAACCCAATGGCGCTGGTGGTGGGAACAGGATAACCAGGATACTTATGCCAACTTTACCCAAAATCAGTTTAATAAACTGGTAGAAAGCCATCAGGTTAACTTATTTAATGGCAAAGGAAGCTGGAATTTACGTGTTGATGAACCAGAATGGGGACGTTACTTGATTTTGGTGCGCGATGTAAACGGCGGCCATGTTACCGGAAAATCAGTTTATGTAGATTGGCCAGGATGGGCGCAGCGCGAGCAAGGCAGTAACCCTACTGAAGCTTCTATGCTTTCTTTCACCGCCAATAAAGAGAAATTCACTGTGGGCGAGGATATTACTTTAACTATCCCAACGGGTAAAAACGGCAGGGCACTAATCTCTATTGAAAATGGAAGCCGCGTTTTAAAAACTTTCTGGGTAGATACCAAAGCCGGACAAACGCAATTTAAGTTTAAAGCGGAGAAGGAAATGGCACCGAATGTTTTTGCCAATATTACCCTATTACAACCTCACGCACAAACGGTGAACGATTTACCAATCAGGATGTATGGTGCCATTCCACTTTCGGTAGAAGATCCGCAAACCATTTTGAAACCAACAATAAAAATGTTGGATAAAATTAAACCTGAAACGGAAAACACCATAACCGTTGGAGAGCAAAACGGCAAGGCGATGACTTATACCATTGCTTTGGTTGACGAAGGTTTACTGGATTTAACCCGTTATAAAACACCAGACCCACATGGCGCATTTTATGCCCGCGAAGGTTTGGGTGTTAAAACATGGGATTTGTTCGATTATGTTTTAGGTGCCTGGGGTGGAAATTTAGAGCGTATTTTAAGCATTGGTGGTGACGGAAGCATCAATAAAAACCTCAATCCAGCTAAAGCGAATCGCTTTCAGGCAGTAGTTAAATTTATGGGGCCATTTACCATTGGTAAAGGCGAAAGCAAAACACATAAGTTTAAATTGCCTCAATATATAGGTGCGGTGAGGGCTATGGTAGTTGCCGGACAGGATGCGGCTTATGGTTTTGCAGAAAAATCAGTTCAGGTTAAAAAACCGTTAATGGTGCTGGCTACCCTGCCAAGGGTAATTGGTCCGGGAGAAAGTTTTACATTACCTGTAACTGTTTTTGCCACAGAGAACAACCTTAAAAATGTATCCGTACAGCTTCAGGCCAGCAATTTAATTGTTCAGGGTACTAATAAACAGCAGCTTTACTATAAACAAACGGGCGAGCAGATGACTTCTTTTGAGGTAAAAGCACCGAATAACGTAGGTATTGCCAAAGTAAAAGTAATTGCGCAGAGTGGAGCTGAAAAAACAGTTTACGATGTAGAAATGGATATCCGAAATCCAAATCCTTATGTAACCAATGTAGTTTCGGCGACGGTTCAGCCACATACCAAATGGGCGGTAAACTATTTACCAATAGGAATGACGGGAACCAACTCCGGATCATTGGAAGTTTCCTCTATCCCGGCAATCAACCTGGGCAAACGATTAGGCTATCTGATCCAATATCCTCATGGTTGTATCGAACAGACTACCTCCGGTATTTTCCCTCAATTGTTCCTCGATAGATTAAGTCCGTTGAATGAACAGCAGAAAGCCACAACAGAGAAAAATATCAAAGCAGGTATAAACAGAATTAAAGGTTTCCAAACTACCGAAGGGGGTTTATCTTACTGGCCAGGCGAAGGTACTGCTGATGAATGGGGAAGTAATTACGCGGGGCATTTCCTGGTAGAAGCGCAAAATGCTGGTTATACCCTTCCTGTTGGCCTATTGGATGACTTGTTACGTTATCAAAAATCAAAAGCAGCAAACTGGGCTCCAAACAGCAACAATTTTTATGGTGGCGATTTATCTCAGGCTTACCGCTTATACATGCTGGCGCTAGCTAAAAAGCCAGAAATGGCGGCAATGAACCGGTTAAAAGCTTTTGAATATTTATCTGTTGCCGCAAAATGGCGGTTGGCAGCAGCATACAAACTTGCCGGACAAAATGATGTGGCTCAAAATATGATCAGAGGATTGGATACTTCTATTCAGGCCTACAAACAGCTGGGTGGCACGTATGGGTCTGATGTTCGTGATCAGGCCATGATTTTAGAAACCCTTACCCTACTTGGTCAGAAAGCAAAAGCAGCCAGTTTATTGCAACCTTTAGCGGCCAAGCTAGGCGAAAATACCTGGTACAGTACACAAACAACAGCTTACAGTTTATTGGCTATTGCAAAGTTCTGCGGTTCAAATCAATCGGCAAATAAATTGCAGTACCAATATGTTCTGGATGGAAAAACTGCTCCAGTAAACTCGAACCAGTACATTAATAGTACGCCTGTAACCTTTAAAGGCAATACGGCATCAGTTACCAATAATGGAAATAATGTATTGTTTGTGCGTTTGGTTTTAGAAGGACAGCCTGTTGCAGGTCAGAACAACTTCTTACCTAACCGACCTGAGGTTTTGGATATGAATGTGATTTACAAACGATTAAACGGTAAAGTTTTAGATCCAAGCATTTTAAAACAAGGCACTGATTTCTACGCAGAAGTAACGGTAAAAAATCCTGGCAGGATGGGTTATTATGAACAAATGGCGCTAACCCAAATTTTTCCATCTGGATGGGAAATAATCAATACCCGTGTTAACGATAACCAAAGTATTTTGGCCTCATCTCCATTTACTTATCAGGATATAAGAGACGACCGTGTTTTCACTTACTTTAACGTAAGAGAAGGTGAAAGTCTGGTTTATAAAGTGTTACTTAATGCTTCTTATTTGGGTAAATTTTATTTATCAGCTGTGCAATGCGAAGCGATGTATAATAATGATATTTCGGCTACAGAAGCTGGTAAGTGGGTGCAGGTGGTGAAATAG